From a region of the Halanaerobium hydrogeniformans genome:
- the tuf gene encoding elongation factor Tu has translation MAKEKFERTKPHVNIGTIGHVDHGKTTLTAAITTVLANYGGAEVRAFDTIDNAPEEKERGITIATAHVEYQTENRHYAHVDCPGHADYVKNMITGAAQMDGAILVVSAADGPMPQTREHILLARQVGVPSIVVFLNKADMVDDEELIELVEMEVRELLDEYDFPGDDIPVIVGSALKALENGDPEGEWGSKIIELMEAVDSYIPEPQRETDKPFLMPVEDVFSITGRGTVATGRVERGTLHPQDEVEIVGIKDTTTTVVTGVEMFRKLLDEAVAGDNIGALLRGVKREDIERGQVLAEPGSITPHTKFHAEVYVLSKDEGGRHTPFFDGYRPQFYFRTTDVTGDIHLPEGVDMVMPGDNIEMTGELITPIAMEEGLRFAIREGGHTVGAGVVTEIIE, from the coding sequence ATGGCAAAAGAAAAATTTGAAAGAACCAAACCACATGTTAACATAGGAACAATAGGCCATGTTGACCATGGAAAGACAACACTGACAGCGGCAATCACAACAGTGCTTGCAAACTACGGTGGAGCAGAAGTAAGGGCATTTGATACAATTGATAATGCACCAGAAGAAAAAGAAAGAGGAATCACAATAGCAACAGCTCACGTAGAGTATCAGACAGAAAACAGACACTATGCTCACGTAGATTGTCCAGGACATGCTGATTATGTAAAGAACATGATAACAGGAGCAGCTCAGATGGATGGAGCGATTCTTGTAGTAAGTGCAGCAGATGGACCAATGCCTCAGACAAGAGAACATATTTTGCTAGCAAGACAGGTAGGAGTACCAAGCATAGTAGTATTCCTAAACAAAGCAGATATGGTAGATGATGAGGAATTAATAGAGTTAGTAGAAATGGAAGTAAGAGAATTATTAGATGAGTATGACTTTCCAGGAGACGACATTCCAGTAATAGTAGGATCAGCGCTAAAAGCACTGGAAAATGGAGATCCAGAAGGAGAATGGGGAAGCAAGATAATAGAACTGATGGAAGCAGTGGACAGTTATATACCAGAGCCACAAAGAGAGACAGACAAGCCATTCTTAATGCCGGTAGAAGATGTATTTTCAATAACAGGTCGTGGAACAGTAGCGACAGGCCGTGTAGAAAGAGGAACCTTACACCCACAGGATGAGGTAGAAATAGTGGGAATCAAAGATACAACAACTACAGTAGTAACAGGAGTAGAGATGTTCCGTAAGTTACTGGATGAAGCAGTAGCAGGAGATAATATCGGAGCATTATTAAGAGGAGTAAAGAGGGAAGATATAGAAAGAGGTCAGGTATTAGCAGAGCCAGGAAGTATAACACCTCATACAAAGTTTCATGCAGAAGTTTATGTATTAAGCAAAGATGAGGGAGGAAGACATACTCCATTTTTTGATGGATACAGACCACAGTTTTATTTCCGGACAACAGATGTAACAGGAGATATTCATTTACCAGAAGGAGTAGACATGGTAATGCCTGGAGATAACATTGAAATGACAGGAGAACTAATTACTCCAATAGCAATGGAAGAAGGACTGCGTTTTGCAATTCGTGAAGGTGGTCATACAGTTGGAGCCGGAGTTGTTACTGAAATTATTGAGTAA
- the sigH gene encoding RNA polymerase sporulation sigma factor SigH, whose protein sequence is MNAHELDFDDISFEEYKQMSDDELVELVHQGDMEAQETLIRRYKNFVLAKSRSYFLVGADREDIVQEGMIGLYKAVRDYKIERLASFRAFAELCITRQIITAIKAATRQKHQPLNTYISLNKPIYDEESDRTLLDVLKGGKLSNPESLFISNETYDLIESEISSMLSDLEFDVLQEYLDGKSYQKIADTLDKHVKSVDNALQRVKRKLEVFLEKNDI, encoded by the coding sequence ATGAATGCTCATGAACTTGACTTTGATGATATTAGTTTTGAAGAGTATAAACAGATGAGCGATGATGAGCTTGTTGAACTGGTTCACCAGGGAGATATGGAAGCTCAAGAAACCCTAATCAGAAGATATAAAAATTTTGTCTTAGCTAAATCAAGATCATACTTTTTAGTTGGGGCAGATAGGGAAGATATTGTTCAGGAAGGTATGATTGGTCTTTACAAAGCTGTTCGAGATTATAAAATTGAAAGGCTTGCTTCCTTTAGAGCTTTTGCTGAACTATGTATTACCAGGCAGATTATCACTGCTATTAAGGCTGCAACTCGTCAGAAACATCAGCCACTTAATACCTATATATCTTTAAATAAACCTATTTATGACGAAGAATCGGATAGGACCCTTCTTGATGTGCTTAAAGGGGGAAAACTTTCAAACCCTGAATCTTTATTTATCAGCAATGAAACATATGATTTAATAGAATCAGAAATATCATCTATGTTAAGTGATTTAGAGTTTGATGTTTTACAGGAATATCTTGATGGTAAATCATATCAAAAAATTGCGGATACCCTTGATAAACATGTTAAATCTGTTGATAATGCTTTACAGAGAGTAAAAAGAAAATTAGAGGTTTTTCTAGAAAAAAATGATATCTAG
- the rlmB gene encoding 23S rRNA (guanosine(2251)-2'-O)-methyltransferase RlmB, with product MPRIEGRNAVYEALRAGRKIHRIYIKENSSSEIIDDILEMAEKDNIPITRISNKKLSETARSHAHQGIIAEADHLKEYNINDIINIKDEKPGDSLTIILDEIKDPHNFGAIIRTAYAAGADAVVYQDRRAVDITPVVLKAAAGAAEHIPLVKVSNINYAIKALKDAHFWVVGADAAGEQSHFEADFSGSTALVIGSEGSGLRRLVRENCDFLVKIPMKGELGSLNASVAAAVIIYEIFRQEEKDNS from the coding sequence ATGCCAAGAATTGAAGGAAGAAATGCTGTTTATGAAGCACTTCGTGCCGGCCGCAAAATACATCGGATTTATATAAAAGAAAACAGTTCTTCTGAAATCATAGATGATATTTTAGAAATGGCTGAAAAAGACAATATACCTATCACCAGAATTTCAAATAAAAAACTATCTGAAACTGCTCGTTCACATGCTCATCAAGGTATAATAGCAGAAGCAGACCATTTAAAAGAGTATAATATTAATGATATAATAAATATAAAGGATGAAAAACCTGGTGATTCACTGACTATAATACTCGATGAAATCAAAGACCCTCATAATTTTGGGGCCATAATTAGAACAGCTTATGCTGCTGGAGCAGATGCAGTTGTTTATCAGGATAGAAGGGCAGTTGATATAACTCCCGTTGTCTTAAAAGCTGCTGCAGGAGCGGCAGAACATATACCCCTTGTAAAGGTTTCTAATATTAATTATGCTATTAAAGCTCTTAAAGATGCCCATTTTTGGGTTGTTGGTGCAGATGCTGCAGGAGAGCAAAGTCATTTTGAAGCAGATTTTTCAGGTTCCACAGCTCTTGTAATTGGTAGTGAAGGCAGTGGTTTAAGAAGACTTGTGAGAGAAAACTGTGATTTCCTAGTGAAGATTCCAATGAAAGGGGAGCTGGGGTCTTTAAATGCTTCAGTTGCAGCTGCTGTTATAATTTATGAAATTTTTCGTCAGGAAGAAAAAGATAATTCTTGA
- the thyX gene encoding FAD-dependent thymidylate synthase, with amino-acid sequence MEVKPKAKLIDYTKNPERNVAIAARLCYSKDGAEELQKKMSQEEMNNLVRKVVSLGHHSTLEHSYFYFHIVCSRVASHQLVRQRVGTSYSQRSQRYVKEDNFDYIIPPKIAKNEKAAKEYREWMKKGENIYNKILEEDIPAEDARFVLPTIKTNLMVSYNARSLYHFFSLRCCTRAQWEIRSLANQMLKQVKEISPVLFEKAGAPCIAEGYCPEGELSCGRLERIKKRDDN; translated from the coding sequence ATGGAAGTAAAGCCTAAGGCTAAACTTATTGATTATACTAAAAATCCAGAAAGAAATGTTGCGATTGCAGCCAGACTCTGTTATTCAAAAGATGGAGCAGAAGAGTTGCAAAAAAAAATGTCACAGGAAGAAATGAACAATCTTGTTAGAAAAGTTGTTTCACTAGGCCATCATTCTACTTTAGAACACAGTTATTTTTACTTTCATATTGTCTGCAGCAGAGTTGCCAGCCATCAACTGGTAAGGCAAAGGGTGGGCACATCTTATAGTCAGCGCTCCCAGCGTTATGTTAAAGAAGATAATTTTGATTATATTATTCCTCCTAAGATTGCCAAAAACGAAAAAGCAGCTAAAGAATATAGAGAATGGATGAAAAAAGGGGAAAATATATATAATAAAATCTTAGAAGAAGATATTCCAGCTGAAGATGCTCGTTTTGTACTACCGACAATAAAAACAAATTTAATGGTCTCTTATAATGCTCGTTCACTTTATCATTTTTTCAGTTTGCGCTGTTGTACCAGGGCCCAATGGGAAATTAGAAGTTTAGCCAATCAAATGCTAAAACAGGTTAAAGAAATATCTCCTGTGCTTTTTGAAAAGGCTGGTGCTCCCTGTATTGCAGAAGGTTATTGTCCAGAAGGGGAACTTTCTTGTGGACGTTTAGAAAGAATAAAAAAAAGGGATGATAATTAA
- the cysS gene encoding cysteine--tRNA ligase → MLKVYNTLNNKKEKFETVEPGLVRMYVCGLTVQNYSHIGHIRSAINYDVIRRYLEYSGYEVEYISNFTDINEKIVKRAEEEGMTAAELADKYANAFLEDIRSFNIKAADQYLRVSENIDEIIEMVSKLIEKGYAYEINGDVYFSVDSFEDYGKLSGRSIEDMQAGARIAVNEDKKNPLDFALWKKVEAGEGWDSPWGEGWPGWHIECSAMSMKRLGATFDIHGGGVDLIFPHHENEIAQSEAYSGQKFVKYWLHNGTVNLSGEKMSKSQGNFFTSREVLKEFSAQVIRYFLLTRHYRSPIDFSYEKLEEAQTSLQRLTNTRQELAKVLSGDIESSTGDRLDKDFLKKTKEIRAEFKKALDDDFNTAEAIGVLHDFVGEINSYINRSEFTLNEKNFSVLEESEELFLELADILGLKFSVEKSKTKNDGFVEPLIELLLELRQKARDKNDWEEADYIRDQLKEIGIEVIDTQRGTEWEIVQKEEEN, encoded by the coding sequence ATGTTGAAGGTGTATAATACATTAAATAATAAAAAAGAAAAATTTGAAACTGTAGAACCCGGTCTGGTGAGGATGTATGTTTGCGGTTTGACAGTACAGAATTACTCACATATCGGCCATATCAGAAGTGCTATAAATTATGATGTAATTCGTCGTTACTTAGAATATTCAGGTTATGAAGTAGAATATATTTCTAATTTTACAGATATTAATGAAAAAATAGTAAAAAGAGCTGAAGAAGAAGGAATGACAGCAGCAGAACTAGCTGATAAATATGCGAATGCTTTTTTAGAAGATATTAGGTCATTTAATATTAAAGCTGCCGATCAGTATTTAAGAGTTAGTGAAAACATTGATGAAATTATAGAGATGGTGTCCAAATTAATTGAAAAAGGTTATGCTTATGAAATTAATGGAGATGTATATTTTAGTGTAGATAGCTTTGAGGATTATGGTAAACTTTCTGGTCGGTCAATAGAAGATATGCAGGCAGGTGCCAGGATAGCTGTAAATGAAGATAAGAAAAACCCCTTAGATTTTGCTCTTTGGAAAAAGGTAGAAGCAGGAGAAGGATGGGATAGCCCGTGGGGTGAAGGTTGGCCAGGCTGGCATATTGAGTGTTCAGCAATGTCAATGAAAAGGTTAGGAGCGACCTTCGATATTCATGGTGGAGGAGTAGATTTAATTTTTCCTCATCATGAAAATGAAATAGCTCAATCTGAAGCTTACAGTGGACAGAAATTCGTTAAATATTGGCTACATAATGGTACTGTTAATCTTAGTGGCGAAAAAATGTCTAAATCACAGGGTAATTTCTTTACCAGTCGAGAAGTTTTAAAAGAGTTTTCAGCTCAGGTAATAAGATATTTCTTGTTGACCAGACATTATAGAAGTCCCATTGATTTTTCTTATGAAAAATTAGAAGAAGCACAAACTTCTCTGCAGAGATTGACAAATACCCGCCAGGAACTTGCAAAAGTTTTAAGTGGTGATATAGAATCATCTACTGGAGATCGACTGGACAAAGATTTTCTGAAAAAAACTAAAGAAATTAGGGCAGAATTTAAAAAAGCCCTTGATGATGATTTTAATACTGCTGAAGCAATAGGGGTTTTACATGATTTTGTGGGAGAAATAAATTCATATATAAATCGTTCTGAATTTACTTTAAATGAGAAAAACTTTTCTGTTTTAGAAGAAAGTGAAGAGTTATTTTTAGAATTAGCAGATATTTTAGGTCTGAAATTTTCAGTCGAAAAGTCTAAAACAAAAAATGATGGTTTTGTTGAACCTTTAATTGAACTATTATTAGAGTTAAGACAAAAAGCTAGAGATAAAAATGATTGGGAAGAGGCAGACTATATTCGAGATCAACTTAAAGAAATTGGAATCGAGGTTATCGATACCCAGAGAGGGACCGAATGGGAAATTGTGCAAAAAGAAGAGGAGAATTAA
- the gltX gene encoding glutamate--tRNA ligase, whose protein sequence is MDNIRLRFPPSPTGKIHIGNMRTALFNWLVAEQKGGELVLRIEDTDQARSSKEFEEIIIREMEWLGLEADEGVGIGGEYGPYRQTERLDIYQKHGDELLESGHAYKCYCTQAELEEMRNKAVENDKMPRYDGSCRNLSQAEKEAYEAEGRDYVLRFKMPKEERLIVVDDIIRGKVEFNSSVLDDFIIFKSDGMATYNFAVVIDDALMKISHVIRGEDHLSNTPKQIMIYKALNFELPKFAHLPLILDENKAKLKKRGKDSVYVGEFREQGYLPEALFNFMALLGWSSGDEEEILSKEEIIKRFALEDVNKSGAVFDREKLNWMNGKYIRSAELDRILDLSIPFLIESGLIDSDYAKENRDWLAEVIDEARTGVNYLAQIPAEAELFLTELEFEDPQSAAEEFSGEDVKLVFAALKEKLYAKKELTPERVAEIFKELKDELDVGARTIYHPTRLAITGKGSGPEMTSVISIFGADEVALRLDNALELAE, encoded by the coding sequence ATGGATAATATAAGATTGCGTTTTCCACCAAGCCCAACTGGGAAAATACATATTGGGAACATGAGAACTGCTCTATTTAATTGGTTGGTCGCAGAGCAGAAAGGTGGAGAACTAGTTTTAAGAATAGAAGATACTGACCAAGCCAGGTCTAGCAAAGAGTTTGAGGAAATAATAATCCGTGAAATGGAATGGCTGGGACTTGAAGCTGACGAAGGAGTGGGAATTGGCGGAGAATATGGCCCATATCGTCAAACTGAAAGGCTTGACATTTATCAAAAACACGGAGATGAATTGTTAGAATCTGGTCATGCCTATAAATGTTACTGTACACAAGCTGAATTAGAAGAAATGCGTAACAAAGCTGTAGAAAATGATAAAATGCCTCGTTATGATGGAAGCTGTCGTAATTTGAGCCAGGCCGAAAAAGAGGCATATGAAGCTGAAGGTAGAGATTATGTATTAAGGTTCAAAATGCCTAAAGAAGAAAGATTAATTGTTGTTGATGATATCATTCGTGGCAAAGTGGAATTTAATAGTTCTGTTTTGGATGATTTTATAATCTTTAAATCAGATGGAATGGCAACTTATAATTTTGCAGTTGTTATAGATGATGCCTTAATGAAAATTTCTCATGTAATCAGGGGAGAAGATCATTTATCAAATACTCCAAAACAAATTATGATTTATAAGGCCCTTAATTTTGAGCTACCTAAATTTGCCCATTTACCTTTAATTTTAGATGAAAATAAAGCTAAGCTAAAAAAGAGAGGCAAAGACTCCGTTTATGTAGGTGAATTTAGAGAACAGGGATATCTTCCAGAAGCATTATTTAATTTTATGGCTCTTTTAGGATGGTCCAGTGGTGATGAAGAAGAAATTTTATCTAAAGAAGAAATTATTAAACGTTTTGCTCTCGAAGATGTAAACAAGAGTGGAGCAGTTTTTGATAGAGAGAAATTAAATTGGATGAATGGTAAATATATTAGATCTGCTGAGCTAGATAGAATTCTTGATCTTTCTATACCATTTTTAATTGAAAGTGGTCTTATTGATAGTGATTATGCTAAAGAAAACCGGGATTGGTTAGCTGAAGTAATAGATGAAGCTAGAACTGGAGTTAATTACCTGGCTCAAATACCAGCTGAAGCAGAATTGTTTTTAACAGAGCTAGAATTCGAAGATCCTCAATCAGCAGCAGAAGAATTTAGTGGTGAAGATGTTAAATTGGTTTTTGCTGCCTTAAAAGAAAAATTATATGCTAAAAAAGAATTAACACCTGAGAGAGTGGCGGAGATATTTAAAGAATTAAAAGATGAATTAGATGTTGGTGCTAGGACAATCTATCATCCAACCAGATTAGCAATTACTGGTAAAGGATCTGGTCCTGAAATGACAAGTGTAATTTCAATATTTGGAGCCGATGAGGTTGCTTTGCGGCTTGATAATGCACTTGAATTGGCTGAATAA
- a CDS encoding HutP family protein translates to MMLVKDVMTANPITINPDATIMEAEKILSINKIGRLLVVENGELIGMLTDGDIISEKDLQAPVEDFMSEDLIKINEKKTVQDAAKKISDNHIGGLPVFNDKQELVGIVTSEDIVYGYLKDEEAEMEMEKKTITPESSAIYLSMTRSRDYEEYWLKKIQGYGYRGAITQTGASAEKLPIKLRESTTVAAIARGVINENSREKMAISNAVKDAYSQLALVNPGLGGGFKIAVVRGEGHVSVAIFGKFGHALVDGPEHLTVGTSVI, encoded by the coding sequence ATGATGTTAGTTAAAGATGTAATGACCGCTAATCCGATTACAATAAATCCAGATGCAACTATCATGGAAGCAGAAAAAATTCTATCAATTAATAAAATCGGAAGACTTTTAGTAGTAGAAAATGGAGAATTAATTGGAATGCTTACAGATGGTGATATAATTTCTGAAAAAGACCTACAGGCACCAGTTGAAGATTTTATGTCCGAAGATTTAATTAAAATAAATGAAAAAAAGACCGTTCAAGATGCAGCAAAAAAAATATCCGATAATCATATTGGAGGTTTACCTGTTTTTAATGATAAGCAGGAACTGGTTGGAATTGTAACGTCAGAGGATATAGTTTATGGCTATTTAAAAGATGAAGAAGCAGAGATGGAGATGGAAAAGAAAACTATTACTCCAGAAAGCTCTGCTATTTATTTATCCATGACCAGGAGTAGGGACTATGAAGAGTACTGGTTAAAAAAAATACAGGGATATGGTTACAGGGGTGCAATAACTCAAACAGGAGCAAGTGCAGAAAAGTTGCCAATTAAACTGCGTGAAAGCACAACTGTTGCAGCAATTGCAAGAGGAGTTATCAATGAAAATTCTAGAGAAAAAATGGCGATTTCTAATGCAGTTAAAGATGCTTATAGTCAATTAGCACTGGTTAATCCTGGCTTGGGCGGAGGTTTTAAGATCGCTGTTGTAAGAGGTGAAGGCCATGTTTCTGTAGCGATATTCGGCAAGTTTGGCCATGCTCTGGTTGATGGTCCTGAACATCTTACCGTTGGAACAAGTGTTATTTAA
- the ispF gene encoding 2-C-methyl-D-erythritol 2,4-cyclodiphosphate synthase, with product MLKVGFGYDSHRFIKGRKLILGGVEILSEFGLKGHSDADLLIHALIDALLGALGSGDIGTHFPDDVPEYKDISSSKLLKKIVLEVNKEGFLINNCDLQVVAEKPKLQSYREQIVNSLADDLEITKDKINFKATTNEKMGFVGREEGMAAFAVVSIIEKRLWNFYNSIEGGEQTDDVS from the coding sequence TTGTTAAAAGTTGGATTTGGTTATGATAGTCATCGATTTATAAAAGGTAGAAAATTAATTTTGGGAGGCGTTGAAATCCTTTCTGAGTTTGGTTTAAAAGGACACTCTGATGCAGATTTATTAATTCATGCTTTAATTGATGCTCTGCTGGGAGCATTAGGAAGCGGAGATATTGGAACCCATTTTCCTGATGATGTTCCCGAATACAAAGACATTAGCAGTTCAAAGCTGCTAAAAAAAATTGTTCTAGAAGTTAATAAGGAAGGATTTCTGATAAATAATTGTGACCTACAGGTTGTTGCAGAAAAGCCTAAATTGCAAAGTTATAGAGAACAGATAGTAAATTCTCTTGCTGATGATTTAGAAATTACTAAAGACAAAATAAATTTTAAGGCGACAACTAATGAAAAAATGGGTTTTGTAGGTCGTGAAGAGGGTATGGCAGCTTTTGCTGTTGTAAGTATAATAGAGAAGAGATTATGGAATTTCTATAATTCCATAGAAGGAGGAGAGCAGACTGATGATGTTAGTTAA
- the ispD gene encoding 2-C-methyl-D-erythritol 4-phosphate cytidylyltransferase yields MNKVGVVIAAAGQGKRMGHNINKQFLPLLGKPILYYTIQSFADWGKAAEIVIVLNSKEIDYFKNKIQPLFSYSAQKTLSLVSGGNSRKESVYNGITSLSDNINYVLIHDGARPLIEKSLIESTYQAVKEHKAVSCGVKVKDTIKLVEDSISKQTLNRDKLRAIQTPQAFDLDLIKKAHHEYQKETALDDASLVELLGKNVYIVDGDYNNLKITTAEDLKPAEVILKERK; encoded by the coding sequence ATGAACAAAGTAGGAGTTGTTATAGCTGCTGCTGGCCAGGGAAAAAGAATGGGGCATAATATAAACAAACAATTTTTACCTCTGCTTGGCAAACCTATTTTATATTATACTATTCAATCTTTTGCGGATTGGGGTAAAGCAGCAGAAATTGTAATTGTGCTTAATAGTAAGGAAATAGATTATTTTAAAAATAAAATACAGCCGTTGTTTTCTTATTCTGCCCAAAAAACTTTGTCTCTGGTTTCAGGGGGTAATAGCAGGAAGGAATCAGTCTATAATGGTATTACTTCTTTAAGTGATAATATTAATTATGTATTAATACATGATGGAGCAAGACCTTTGATAGAAAAGTCTTTAATAGAATCTACCTATCAGGCTGTAAAAGAGCATAAAGCAGTTAGCTGTGGTGTTAAAGTAAAAGATACAATTAAGCTTGTAGAGGATTCTATTTCCAAGCAGACTTTGAATCGAGATAAACTACGTGCTATACAGACTCCTCAGGCTTTTGATTTAGATTTAATAAAAAAAGCACATCATGAGTATCAAAAAGAAACAGCCCTTGATGATGCTTCTTTAGTAGAGCTGCTTGGGAAAAATGTATATATAGTTGATGGAGATTATAATAATCTCAAAATTACTACTGCAGAAGATTTAAAACCTGCTGAGGTAATTTTAAAGGAGAGAAAGTAA
- a CDS encoding PIN/TRAM domain-containing protein, producing the protein MLKKIMRYIFAIFGGIIAYHLVDIFGLATEYQFSWQNIGDFFLTTQFFAVLLGFLLGYFIIYYSLNQLLNFIMDFEVKVKDITWKKIVIAIIGLIIGLILGAIINFVFSIPNIPRIGMPLQILINITFTYMGFALAIHKEKEISSFIFQSNKENLDFTKADKTGSDKILDTSVIIDGRIFDICKTGFIEGNFIIPEFVLEELQHIADSSDDLKRNRGRRGLDILRQMQNDVKIKVKIIDADFEEISEVDSKLVRLAKNLDAKVLTNDYNLNKVAELQGVNVLNINELANAVKPVVLPGEQMDVKVIKEGKENGQGVAYLDDGTMIVIEDGVKYIGDDISVLVTSILQTAAGRMIFARPKTN; encoded by the coding sequence ATGTTAAAAAAAATAATGAGATATATATTTGCTATTTTTGGAGGTATTATAGCTTATCATTTAGTTGATATTTTCGGTTTGGCTACTGAATATCAATTTAGCTGGCAGAATATAGGTGATTTTTTCTTAACAACACAATTTTTTGCTGTGTTGTTGGGTTTTTTACTCGGTTATTTTATTATATATTATTCCTTAAACCAACTGCTTAACTTTATAATGGACTTTGAAGTTAAAGTTAAAGATATAACCTGGAAAAAAATTGTTATTGCAATTATTGGACTAATTATTGGTCTTATTCTTGGTGCTATTATAAATTTTGTATTTTCTATTCCTAATATCCCGCGTATAGGTATGCCTTTACAGATACTGATAAACATCACCTTTACCTATATGGGTTTTGCTCTTGCAATTCATAAAGAAAAAGAAATAAGTTCTTTTATTTTTCAGAGTAATAAAGAAAACCTTGATTTTACTAAAGCTGACAAAACAGGAAGTGACAAAATTCTTGATACAAGTGTAATTATTGATGGAAGAATTTTTGACATTTGTAAAACTGGTTTTATTGAAGGTAATTTTATCATTCCTGAATTTGTTTTAGAAGAGCTGCAGCATATTGCCGATTCATCTGATGATTTAAAAAGAAATCGCGGTAGAAGAGGGCTTGATATTTTAAGACAAATGCAAAATGATGTTAAAATAAAGGTAAAAATTATTGATGCAGATTTTGAAGAAATATCCGAAGTAGACAGCAAACTTGTTCGCCTTGCTAAAAATTTGGATGCTAAAGTACTGACAAATGACTATAATCTGAATAAGGTTGCAGAACTTCAAGGTGTTAATGTATTAAATATCAATGAACTTGCCAATGCAGTAAAACCTGTTGTGCTACCAGGAGAGCAAATGGATGTAAAAGTTATCAAAGAAGGAAAAGAAAATGGTCAGGGAGTTGCTTATCTTGATGATGGCACAATGATTGTTATAGAAGATGGTGTTAAATATATTGGAGATGACATTTCTGTTTTAGTAACAAGTATTCTCCAAACAGCAGCTGGACGAATGATTTTTGCTCGTCCAAAAACAAACTAA
- a CDS encoding CarD family transcriptional regulator: MYKIGDKVVYPNHGAGTIVGIETKTILDEKKKYYIMKLPIGEMKVMIPVDKIDKIGIRDVISEEKANDVFKLLNGEKSKMSQNWNRRYRANQEKLKTGDIFEVAEVVRNLSIRDREKGLSTGEKKMLSNARKILISELVLAKDMDEEEIAEKMDDLFILDEEDLEA, from the coding sequence ATGTATAAAATTGGCGATAAAGTCGTTTATCCAAATCATGGTGCAGGAACAATTGTAGGTATTGAAACTAAAACTATTTTGGATGAAAAAAAGAAATATTATATAATGAAATTACCTATAGGAGAAATGAAGGTAATGATTCCTGTTGACAAGATTGATAAGATAGGAATTAGAGATGTTATTTCAGAAGAAAAGGCTAATGATGTATTTAAATTATTAAATGGTGAAAAAAGTAAGATGTCACAAAACTGGAACAGACGCTACAGAGCAAATCAAGAAAAGTTAAAAACTGGGGATATTTTTGAAGTAGCTGAGGTTGTGAGAAATTTAAGTATAAGAGATAGAGAAAAAGGTTTATCTACTGGTGAGAAGAAGATGTTAAGCAATGCAAGAAAAATATTAATTAGTGAATTGGTTTTGGCTAAAGATATGGATGAAGAAGAAATTGCTGAAAAAATGGATGATCTCTTTATTCTAGACGAAGAAGATCTTGAAGCATAA